The Lolium perenne isolate Kyuss_39 chromosome 6, Kyuss_2.0, whole genome shotgun sequence genome segment cagattttctatgcatgaatgcaatgcacacatctgtttcctctatttttgtaaccccattacctgggatattacatatgGTCACATATTTGGTGGCATAATGATATTTTCTGACCTTGAGCATTGTATAGTTACACATGACTATGCACATCACTTGGACAGAAAGAATCATTCATGCCGCCATATGGTTAATATGAGGCACATTAATTGCTTGATTGTGATTTGCCCTACATGGAGGGTGATTAAACGTGGAAAGCTAATAACACCACGGTGGTGCTATCCAACCTTGCACAATGCACAAGCACTCCTCCTTTTGCATTGTGCTTGGTTGAATAGCATTAATTGTGGGGTTCACTGGGATTTGTGTTATGAGACCTTACATGTTTTCTTCTATAATGCGTTCTTTGTTATGTGTTCATTGGCCAATGATTGCAATGTGGCACAATGCAAGGAAAGGTACTCTTAGTAAATCTAGTCCTATGTGCAAGCACATTGCATATAGACTAGACTTGGTATGTGGACAGTCTCTTTGCATTCTGTGTGACCCTATATATGAGGCTTTCTTGTGTTCATTCTTGATGTGAGCCTATGATGCATGTTGATGCTAATTGTTGACATTGTTGATTGCACTATAGGTGTATGATACATTTATGTTTCTTCTGCATGCTCATATCGACCTTGGCACACCGGTGGAGGTTGCCGGTGAGGGTCCTAGCAAGAGGCCTTGAGGAAGGAAGGCTAACGTCGTCCACTTCCACGAGGATGTGGGTCAAGAGAGCTTCCTCCACATCATCTTAAACCGGACCATGGGCTTCTCCCAATTCCTACGAAGTTCGTGGAATGTATCGGACCCATCCCCGGGAAGATCACCGTTGTCACAACACTGGGTGCAGCTGGAGGATGACCACCAAGTTCCATGAAAATAGGGCGATCATCGATCACGGGTGGGaagtgatgtgggcattacccttcgggtacccaacaTTGGCCTACCTCCTTTGGCCCAACAAGGGATCCATGAAGATCACCGCAACCCAAGATGGATCAATACATCAGTTGCGATGGAGGAAAGGTAGAAGGAGATGGATTCTTGATGGACAAGGCAAGGAAACGTCGAATACATAAAGGATAGATCAGATCTCATTGTAACCTAGTTGAATCCGAGcaggactctcgggacctggcctcttatataaaggccaggagagggcatGCCGGAGGACACCGATTCAACCAACACAATCCCGCATACACCAAACCCTAGAAACCTTGCCTTCCGGCGAGTTCACCACAACGCAGTCCATCGGCTGCCCCATTGTAACCCTTATTCAtcgataaatcaagatcagacaaccaacagtaagggttttacctcatcgagggctccaaacctgggtaaatctcgccTTTTGTTCgtctggtatccgatgtctcgtgctaacatgcaggattccgtcaaccctatgcccatcatggtgggcattgccgaggagccccTTGCCAGGAAGCTTTGCCGTTGCCCATAAACTGCATGTTGGCCAGGTCCTGACATTCCACAAGGAGGCCCCGAGAAtctacatagtcatcatcttcgacTTCACATCCACTAAGGTCATGACCAAGTGCACGGACCACGGAGATACCACCAGGTTGGTCGTCATGGAAGAAGAAGTTTGAAGTTGTCTTTTTATGTCTTGCTCGTGTCGATGAACTAAGGTCGTTTAAGTTGTGTCCGAAACTTGTGTGTCGTTGAACTATCATCAGTGTAGTTGTGTCCGAAACTTGGTCCCGTGTGTCCATGACCTATCATCGTAGTACTTGTGTCTGAATCTTGACTGTTGCAATGTTATTTCCTTCTGTACTATTCAACTATGCCTGGTAACCTCACCACAACAAAGAAGAGGTAACCAGACTCATATTTCTGGTGGCAACTAAACATGTGGCTCGTGGTATTGGGTTGCTCCATAGCCTTTAAATTGAGCTACTAAACAACCTCTAACGAAATCTCCAGCGGCAAAAGAAAACCCCTTCGCGAGTAACCAAACGGATGGCAGAATCCGTGGCTCGTTCCGAAGGCACAATGAACTTGCCAGCCAGTCTAGGCTACCAAACAGTTCATAATTTACCAAGAACTTGTTTTTTTTAACAGTGTTTTTGAGTCGGTTTCTTCATGGCTCTGCGTGACAATAAGGTCTTGTTGCTGCTGATGTTCCGTTAAAAAGACACATCGCAGATAACAAATCATGGGAATCGAGAATACTATCACCAATTCACCATAGCAAGATACAAAACAAGAGTTCTTTGCCCCTAAAAAACTAGTAACACGTACCTTTTGCTCTTGTGACGAAGAATTAACATCACCAAGAAAAGAATCAACGAACATAGTACACGTTTACACTTGCTGCTTGGCACTATATGTACAGTTTGAACGATTTGGACACAAAAAGTAAGAACGCGCGCGCTTACTGAAATAAAAGCGTGCACTGCTCCTACGCCCCTCTGTCCCTGCTCTGCCTGGGCGAGCCGGCGCCCTCGCTTCCGGCCACCGAGCTCGCGTACGGCCGGTGCCTGCCGACCCTCTGCACGGCCATTTTCTTCATGGCCGTCGCCTCGCCGCCGCCACGGCCGTTTTCCTTGTCAGCCTCGGACGTATCAGGGACGACGTCGACCGGCGGCGCGGTGTAGACGAAGGTGCCGACGCCCAGGCCGTCGCGCATGCTGAGCAGCGGCTCGAGGGCGTCGACGACCTCGCACATGGTGGGGCGCGTCCTGGGCACGCTGCGCAGGCAGTTGTACGCCACCATGGCGGCcttggccgccgcctcctccgagtAGCTGCCCTCCAGGCTCGGGTCCATCACGCGGTGCAGCCTGTCCGGCCGCCGCAGGTAGGGGCGCGCCCAGTCCACCAGGTTCTGCTCCCTCCCCTTGCGGCGCTTGTCGACGCTGCGGCGGCCCGTGAGCAGCTCGAGGAGGACGACGCCGTAGCTGTAGACGTCGCTCTTGGCCGTGAGGTGGCCCGTGAGGATGTACTCCGGCGCCGCGTATCCATGGGTGCCCATGACGGCGGTGGAGACGTGCGTCTCCTCGCCCACCGGCCCCTCCTTCGCCAGCCCGAAGTCCGACAGCTTCGCCGTGTAGTCCTGCAATACGCAAGCATCACAGTTAGTCGAGATCACATCAACGTGTATATACTGATTACGCACGCTGATTTCGTGTTTGAAAAGAATCTGATGCCGGCGTGTGCGCGTGTTTAACATGATGTTCATGCACAATTCTTATTTGCTTTGCTGATAGTGGAAGTGTACCGAACTGTTTTGTTTTTGACATTTTCGCGTTGTTAACTAGCTAGTGTGTCAAGCAAGGTGGTTAGTTGACTAGGCAACTGATTTAGACATGAGCGACTATGTCATACAGTACACTTGTAGTTTCCAGACGGCGCTAATATAACCTGATCTAGGAGAATTAAGCCAACAACCAATTTTGTATTCTCAACATACCTGCTAATCGTGACAGGGACATATCCTGACTCGGTGTGAGCGATAAACCGATTCTATGCTAGCTGCTTTTGGTAAGTAGCTAGTTTTAAAATCGCAATGGTTTGTTGGCCGGCATTACGGAAGATTTAGTCCCGTAGTATAGTGTATAATAACAGAAACCGACAGGGATTTGCCAACTATAGCTAGTCTGAAACGTGCTTGCCTGTTCGTAGGATATACATGGAAACGGTTCACCATATCTATAGTCGTGCGTGCGTATACAAGTATATACTATGAAGGGAATAATGGAGCTGGTAGGTAGGTAGTAGGTACTGACCGATTCGAGCAGGATGTTGGAGGCCTTGAAGTCCCTGTAGATGACCGGCGTCTCGGCCTCGTGCAGGAAGGACAGCCCCTTGGCCGCCCCCACCGCGATCTTGAGCCTCGTCGCCCACGGCAAGGTCGACAGCACATCTGCACAACAGAAATCATCTGAAATTAGCATCCATCTATGAAAAACCTAACCGTGATTAAATCAAGGAAcaagaactctgttcttactcTGGAAGAGGTGGTCCTCGAGGCTTCGTCGTGCCATGAACTCGTAGACGAGCATCCGGTGGTGGTCCTCGATGCAGTACCCGACGAGCTTGACGAGGTGCGGGTGGGTGAGCTGCATGCCGAGGTAGACCACCTCCGCCAGCCACTCGCGGTGTCCCTGGGGCCCGTCGGCGTCCAGGGCCTTCACGGCGACGTGCTGGGGCTCGATCCCCGGCACGATCCTGTCGTCGAGGAAGCCCTTGTAGACGGGGCCGAACCCGCCCTCGCCGACCTTGTTGGTGGCGGCGAAGTTGCGGGTGGCGAGCCGGAGCTCGGCGTAGGTGAAGGCGTGCATCCCGGAGGAGGCGAGGGTCCGGGAGAGGTCGTCGACGGGGAGGGTGCGCAGGCGCGCCGTGGAGCTCTGCACCCGCCGCATGGACCGCTTCTTGGGCTTGGTTTTGGTGCACGGCGACTTCTTGGCGGCGGCGGGGGTGGTCCCGTCGTCGTTCCCCACCGCCGCTGGGTCGACGACGGCGCCGCGCGGGGCGAAGCAGCCGAACAGCATCGCCCTCATGGTGGTGTTGCAGCTGGTTTTCTTTGTTGGAAGGTGGATGTTTCTCGCGTTCTTGTGTTTCTGAAGGAGCTTGATGGGATCAGGAATGGTGGAATTGATGGATGATGGAGTTGACAAGATCTGGAGGGGTATATATAACGGGGCAGCTGGTGTGGTGTGGACCGATCGTCGCGCGCCGTGTGGTTGGTCGGATGGGGTACGGACGTCGTCATGGGAGCGTGATGATTTGACCTGCAGGCCTGAGCGACGCGGCCGTTGCGCGCGTTAATTTAATCTGGGTGGTTTGCCTGCTGAGTGGTGACGTTGATGCCTGATGGTGGCGAAGCTTTTTTTCGTTGGCTGGATTGGTGAACGTGACTCGCTCAAACTAAACTAGTGAAGGTGAGCGACTATTCGCTccatggaagaagaagaagcagctgGATGGATGGATGGCAGTGGCAGGACGGCATCTCATGTAGTATGTACGTATTACAGCGATCGGTGCATGTATATGTGATATCTGAGTCCGTCACGACAGTTACCGCCGTGTGTTGTCAATTCATTGTTTAGGCAATGCTGTGAATTCTTCGACTGCACAAAAGAATAGTTCTTTCCTGTACTATTCTTGGAAATCGTCCCGCTATATTATTAATATACTACTTCTGTAGGTCGCCGAGTCTAGAAACCAAAGAAAATGCTCGTCAATAACAAAAAAACACGCCCAAAAGAAGAAAATAAAAGACAAAATGGAGATAGAGACGGATCGATGCATGTATGTGTGATATCTGAGTTTGTCATGACAGCTACAGTGTGGTGTCAATTTGTTGCTTTGGCAGTGCTGTGAATCCTTCCACTACACACGCTTCTTTCATTAGGAATTATAAGGCCTACGTATATCCCTAAACCATTAATTAATTTGATAAATATAAAATAAATTGTACATCATAAAAATTACATTACTATTAGAAAGTAGAACATAGAAATGCTATTTGACTCTCTGGGTGCAAAACATTATTTTGCACCCAACATAGTTTACATTGTTACATCCATAATATTATGTTGTTGTATACAAATAATTACGTTCATATTGGCTCACAACAAAAAAAATCGACATAAGAAACTCAATGTATGAGTCACTACAGTGTAAAATACATCAAAAATACGCATTTTATGTCGTATTTCTGTACTTCATGTAAATATTTTTTGTTTGCCATCTCTACTTTTTTTCTTATGTTCTACTCGAAGTAAGGCAAAATTTACGTAACGTAAAAAATATTTACGGTTTAAAAGATACATGGTGAGTGTAGAATAGCTATTGTGCACCCTAGGTCAAATAGTGCGACTCAAGTAGAACATATATATTTTACAATATATAAATTTTATTACATCGGTATTTACGACTTTGGAATATGCGCCAGCTTTATAATCTCTAACAGCGCCAGTAATAGCTGATTCAAAACTGATTAATGGAGAAAAGAGGGCAATATGAGTATTCGAACGGGTGCACCCGCCTCTTATTTTACGGGCTAGCGTGACGCAACGAAATTTAGTCGTGGCGTCGGGTTGGTCGGATCGAGCATGGATGGGTTGGGTCGGCGGACTGGACCAGTTTCGGTATGAATGCATACAGGTTACTCCAAGTTTTATACAGTACAAGCTT includes the following:
- the LOC127305748 gene encoding serine/threonine-protein kinase RIPK, with translation MRAMLFGCFAPRGAVVDPAAVGNDDGTTPAAAKKSPCTKTKPKKRSMRRVQSSTARLRTLPVDDLSRTLASSGMHAFTYAELRLATRNFAATNKVGEGGFGPVYKGFLDDRIVPGIEPQHVAVKALDADGPQGHREWLAEVVYLGMQLTHPHLVKLVGYCIEDHHRMLVYEFMARRSLEDHLFQNVLSTLPWATRLKIAVGAAKGLSFLHEAETPVIYRDFKASNILLESDYTAKLSDFGLAKEGPVGEETHVSTAVMGTHGYAAPEYILTGHLTAKSDVYSYGVVLLELLTGRRSVDKRRKGREQNLVDWARPYLRRPDRLHRVMDPSLEGSYSEEAAAKAAMVAYNCLRSVPRTRPTMCEVVDALEPLLSMRDGLGVGTFVYTAPPVDVVPDTSEADKENGRGGGEATAMKKMAVQRVGRHRPYASSVAGSEGAGSPRQSRDRGA